The following coding sequences are from one Treponema parvum window:
- a CDS encoding metallophosphoesterase → MKFLCVSDQIDPLVYSSNAKERFKDVDAVLCAGDLPLDYVDFIVSTLNKPTFFIFGNHNLNEFHLYHGRSADILVPNLPTRKNIAQTVFKSFGHGADYVGFKMLRVKEIPVTVAKTNKKTPLLMAGVSGSIRYNNGMNQYTEFQMLLKLLKLIPGMIINKILYGRYVDIFLTHAPPRHIHDLEDDCHKGFKCYNWFIKKFSPQFMVHGHIHLYDSRAERETLCGRTNIVNAFGCIIIEMPENI, encoded by the coding sequence ATGAAATTTCTTTGCGTGTCAGATCAGATCGATCCCCTCGTCTACAGCTCCAACGCTAAAGAACGCTTTAAAGACGTAGACGCAGTATTGTGCGCAGGAGATCTTCCGCTAGATTATGTCGATTTTATTGTTTCGACGCTTAATAAGCCTACGTTTTTTATCTTCGGCAATCACAATCTCAACGAATTCCATCTGTATCACGGCAGATCCGCCGATATTCTCGTTCCAAATTTACCTACCCGCAAAAACATTGCTCAAACCGTTTTCAAATCGTTCGGCCACGGAGCCGATTATGTAGGATTTAAAATGTTGAGGGTAAAAGAAATTCCCGTAACCGTAGCGAAAACAAATAAAAAAACGCCGCTGCTGATGGCGGGAGTTTCCGGCTCCATAAGATACAACAACGGAATGAATCAATACACAGAGTTTCAAATGCTTTTAAAATTGCTGAAACTCATTCCCGGCATGATCATAAATAAAATACTGTACGGACGATACGTCGACATATTTTTAACGCATGCTCCGCCGCGTCACATACATGATCTTGAAGACGACTGCCATAAAGGGTTTAAATGTTATAACTGGTTTATAAAAAAATTCAGTCCCCAATTTATGGTGCACGGTCACATACATCTTTACGACAGCCGTGCGGAGCGAGAGACTTTGTGCGGCAGAACGAACATCGTAAACGCATTCGGCTGCATAATAATTGAAATGCCTGAAAATATTTAA
- a CDS encoding tetratricopeptide repeat protein, giving the protein MAFVQIIVLIVLAFGVGTLILFVVKSVAAPKRIEGIQKLIKQGKNVQAIKLAKSLLAKSPNDYMAHYFLGKAYLADNRTELALMEYKTVNQTAVFGEGLSELDFRKEISALYSKYNLLNEALKEYLLLTKLEPKNPENFYNAGFIYDNQGHPEVALGFYQKAISLNKRHQKAHAALGLILYNMKQLAEAKREIDLAIQINPDMASNYYYLGKILKGNKDYGAAVKAFEKSFRDPVFRQKSLIERGTCFMLADSLDNAAADFERAVNAGKNGNSRDTLYARYFLASCFEKQRKIEKAIEQWKAIFEKDKNFRDVGAKLNEYQDIQTNDSIKEYLTCNDADFFEICKKIAVSALNVSPQQVSAIKDGCQIIATDKSSEDWRNVRKQLFMLWFNRSSATLEDNIIREALDKAKELSCSKAVIISSSGYSRPAKNFAENRPIELIDRAKLDSLMTKVSI; this is encoded by the coding sequence ATGGCTTTTGTACAGATAATTGTTTTAATAGTTCTTGCCTTCGGCGTAGGAACCCTGATCTTATTCGTAGTAAAATCGGTTGCGGCTCCAAAACGCATAGAAGGAATTCAAAAGCTTATAAAACAGGGAAAAAACGTTCAAGCCATAAAATTGGCAAAATCGCTTCTCGCAAAGTCTCCGAACGATTATATGGCGCATTATTTTTTAGGTAAAGCCTATCTTGCGGATAACCGAACCGAATTGGCTCTCATGGAATACAAGACTGTAAACCAAACGGCAGTCTTTGGCGAAGGGCTTTCCGAGCTCGACTTCAGAAAGGAAATTTCAGCCCTTTATTCAAAATACAATCTTTTGAACGAGGCTTTAAAAGAATATCTTCTATTAACTAAACTGGAACCCAAAAATCCTGAAAATTTTTATAACGCAGGTTTTATATACGATAACCAGGGACATCCGGAAGTGGCTCTGGGTTTTTATCAAAAAGCGATCTCGCTTAACAAACGTCATCAAAAGGCGCACGCAGCGTTGGGGCTTATATTGTACAACATGAAGCAGCTCGCCGAAGCCAAGCGGGAAATTGATCTTGCCATTCAAATAAATCCCGACATGGCCTCCAACTACTATTATCTTGGAAAAATCTTAAAAGGGAACAAGGATTACGGAGCTGCGGTAAAGGCCTTTGAAAAATCTTTCCGCGACCCCGTCTTTAGGCAAAAATCTCTTATCGAGCGCGGAACATGCTTTATGCTGGCCGACAGCCTAGACAATGCGGCGGCGGATTTTGAACGGGCCGTCAATGCGGGAAAGAACGGAAATTCCCGCGACACGTTATATGCACGCTATTTTCTTGCCTCGTGTTTTGAAAAACAGCGCAAAATTGAAAAAGCCATAGAACAATGGAAGGCCATATTTGAAAAAGATAAAAATTTCCGTGACGTAGGTGCAAAACTTAACGAATATCAGGATATTCAAACAAACGATTCTATAAAAGAATATTTAACCTGTAACGATGCGGATTTTTTTGAAATATGCAAAAAAATAGCCGTTTCCGCGCTCAACGTAAGTCCTCAGCAGGTAAGCGCCATAAAAGACGGATGCCAAATAATAGCTACCGACAAAAGTTCTGAAGATTGGCGCAACGTGCGCAAACAGCTGTTTATGCTCTGGTTTAACCGCTCGTCGGCGACTCTTGAAGACAACATAATAAGAGAGGCGCTTGACAAGGCAAAGGAGCTTTCGTGTTCCAAAGCGGTTATCATTTCAAGCTCGGGTTACTCGCGGCCGGCAAAAAATTTTGCGGAAAACAGGCCGATAGAATTAATAGACCGAGCGAAGCTCGATTCTCTTATGACAAAGGTAAGCATTTAA
- a CDS encoding tetratricopeptide repeat protein gives MKCKYVIFAGLFFAAAGAMCAQDGAAKSEGEKLFRLNKPEAAILVLEKEIEKPGSDPVLYNYLGICYYQTEKYSQALAVFQRALLLPGSDQYTLNLNAGNTAFALKDYEGALQYFNAACTLQPESAAPVLNKANTLLKLKRWGDAKLSYENFIKLESGNEQTPKIKELIELLEQQIEKDRLAQEALAAQTEMLPGDLATLLADSGQNVEFEPVNEGLNAEPVTPRLYEPVSPEVNETSGISQNPSSSVISEPVETEQLTADMEKILLSLVKTDVSETAGDHSRPEAEKKSADAEIIGAQDGILLPELSGGPDQKNADGSSQPENSMPPDGAAEEGPLQDEDILLPGYPTKPDGDVAEQENSLQSRTFAEKSGMVLSSNMNADPQAISCSVEVLTKKFTPDGDGVDDIAEFALSYNNASEKVGTWELTIKDKAGKTLKTFGSGGAVPEKILWDGSGDDGKRVIRSSEKYDVFLNIIPDPADTQRFGIKSVSDSKELYTGVMNR, from the coding sequence TTGAAGTGTAAGTATGTAATTTTTGCTGGGCTTTTTTTTGCGGCGGCCGGCGCGATGTGCGCGCAGGACGGAGCTGCAAAAAGCGAAGGCGAAAAATTATTCCGCCTTAATAAGCCTGAAGCTGCCATCCTGGTCCTTGAAAAAGAAATTGAAAAACCAGGCAGCGATCCTGTTTTGTACAATTACCTTGGCATATGTTATTATCAGACTGAAAAATACTCTCAAGCTCTTGCGGTTTTTCAAAGAGCGCTCCTGTTGCCGGGCTCCGATCAGTACACTTTGAATTTGAATGCGGGCAATACGGCTTTTGCTCTAAAAGACTACGAGGGCGCCCTTCAATATTTTAACGCCGCCTGCACGCTGCAGCCTGAAAGCGCCGCTCCCGTACTTAATAAGGCCAATACTCTGCTTAAACTTAAGCGCTGGGGAGACGCAAAACTTTCTTATGAGAATTTTATAAAGCTCGAAAGCGGTAACGAGCAAACCCCAAAGATAAAAGAGCTCATAGAGCTTTTGGAACAACAGATCGAAAAAGATCGCCTTGCCCAAGAAGCTCTCGCAGCCCAAACGGAAATGCTGCCGGGGGATCTGGCGACGCTTCTCGCCGACAGCGGACAAAATGTGGAATTTGAGCCGGTGAATGAGGGATTGAATGCGGAGCCGGTAACGCCGCGGCTGTATGAACCCGTGTCTCCTGAAGTCAACGAAACTTCGGGAATATCCCAAAATCCTTCATCTTCCGTAATTTCCGAGCCGGTAGAAACGGAACAGCTCACTGCGGACATGGAAAAGATCCTGCTCAGTTTGGTAAAAACGGATGTATCTGAAACCGCCGGGGATCATTCTCGGCCGGAAGCGGAAAAAAAATCGGCGGATGCGGAAATTATAGGAGCACAGGACGGAATATTGCTGCCTGAGCTGTCGGGAGGGCCGGATCAAAAAAATGCGGATGGATCGTCTCAGCCGGAAAATTCTATGCCGCCTGACGGCGCGGCAGAGGAAGGACCTTTGCAGGACGAAGACATCCTCTTGCCCGGCTATCCGACAAAACCGGACGGCGATGTAGCGGAACAGGAAAATTCTTTACAAAGCCGGACTTTTGCGGAAAAATCCGGCATGGTTTTGTCTTCGAATATGAATGCGGATCCCCAAGCGATAAGCTGTTCTGTGGAAGTTCTTACAAAAAAGTTTACGCCCGACGGCGACGGCGTCGACGATATTGCCGAATTCGCTCTTTCTTATAACAATGCATCCGAAAAAGTCGGTACGTGGGAATTAACGATAAAAGACAAGGCCGGAAAAACGCTCAAGACGTTCGGATCAGGCGGCGCCGTCCCTGAAAAAATTTTATGGGACGGTTCGGGTGACGACGGAAAAAGGGTTATACGATCTTCCGAAAAGTACGACGTTTTTTTGAATATAATTCCCGATCCTGCGGATACGCAGCGTTTTGGCATAAAGAGCGTAAGCGACTCAAAGGAACTTTACACAGGGGTTATGAACAGATGA